Genomic window (bacterium):
CGAAGACGCCAAGGCGGGCAACACCGCCGCGGCCATCGCCGCCTATGAAGAGGCCTGCAAGGCCTCCCCCGACTATCTGCAGGCGCATATCAACGTCGGGGCAATATACTACGAACAAAGCAAGCTCGATCTGGCGGCCAACCATCTCGAGGCGGCGGTGAAGATCGATTCGACCTCCGCCGACGCGTGGAAGAACCTCGGTCTGGTCTACGCGCAGGCCGGCAAGTTTGATCAGGCCGCGGCCGCCTTTACGCGGCTGGGCGCAATCGACGCCAAGTCGGCCGCCGCCGGCTGGGCCACCCTGGGCGCCGCCAAGAAAAAGAAAGGCGACACCGCCGGCGCCAAGGCGGCCTACGAAATGGCGATCAAGGCCGACCCGTCCGACTCCAAGTCGCTTTACAACCTCGGCAACATTCAGAAGGACGCCAACCAGTTCGAGGAAGCCATCGCCACATACAAAAAGGCGATCGCCGCCAACCCGAAATACATCGAGGCCTACTACAACCTCGCCATCTGCTCGCATCAACTCGACATGGAAAGCTGCGTCCCGGACTACGAGGCCTTCCTCAAGGTCGCGCAGGGCAGCTCCAAGTGGAAAAGCAAGGTGACCGAGGTGCAGGGGATCGTCAAACAGATCAAGGATTACCTCGCCGCCAAGGGCGAGTAACGCGCTCGTACGAACGTCCCCGCGGGCGGGCCTCCGGGCCCGCCCGTTTTTTGTGACGGTTTCGCAATTGTTCCTCCTGGCTTTGTCCGGTAAATTCCCGCGAATCGCTGACGCTTCCCCGGCCTACGGCCGCGTCCGATTCCGCAAGTATGGCGCCGCATCGCATCTCTCATCGTGTCTCCGCCGCGGGCGAGGTCTGCCTGCGTGTCGGGTTTGCCGCCAACCTCGTGCTGGTGATCGGCAAGCTGCTCGCCGGGGTGATGGGCCAGTCCCAGGCATTGATCGCCGACGGGTTCAACTCCATGCTCGATCTGGTCGCGGGGACCATCGCGCTGATCGGCTACCGTGTCGCCGCCAAGCCGCCCGACCGCGACCATCATTACGGCCACGGCAACGCCGAAACTGTCGCGGCGTTGATCGTCGGCCTGCTCATCGTCGCCACCGGCAGCATCATCGTGCGCGATGCGGTGGTCACGATCTGGGAGGGGACCGCCAGACGTCCGGCGCTCTGGACGGTCTATGTCGCCGTCGCGGTCATCCTGCTGAAACTGGGGCTTTTCCTCTACAGCCACCGTGTCGCCGCGCGCGAGCGCAGTCTGGTGGTGCGCGCCACCGCCACCGATCATCTCTCCGACGTGATCGCCACATTCGGCGTGCTGGTCGGCGTGGCCGGCTCGCAGCTCGGCTATCCGGTGCTCGACCCGGTCGCCGCCTTCTGGGTCGCGGCGGTCATCCTCTATCACGCCTTCAAGATCATCCGCGAAAACACCTTCGTCCTTCTGGGTGGCGCGCCGCCGCAGGAGACCATCGATGATATCGTCGCGACCTTGCGTTCGGTGCCCGGTGTGCTCGGCCTGCACCGCACCAAGGTGCGCACCGCCGGACGCGGCGTGATTGTCGACACGGAAATCCTCGTCGACGGCGGCTTGTCGATTGATGTTGCCCACGATATCGCCAACACCGCCAGCGACACGGTGATGGCCGCCTACCCCGGCGTCTTCGATGTCGTGGTGCATATTGAACCGTACACGCCCGAACGCGATGCCGAGGGCGCCGATCCACTCACTCCGCGCCATCGGATGCCCCGCCCGGAGGCCCGTTGATGAAGCGCTGGCTCATCCTCGCCGAAGGCGCCGCGGCCGGTCAGTTCGCGCCGCTGGATCTGACCCGTCCCGGCTTTTTCCTGCGCGACGGCGCCTTCACCAACGCCGAGCGCTGGATCGCGCTCCTGCGGCCGACCGCCGTCGCCTACGAGACCCGCGCGCAGTTTCAGCCGCTGCTGGCCGAGCTGGCTCCGGCCGCGGGGGAGAAGCCCGCGCGCGCCGGCGCCCAACCGGATGAGATCTGGACGATCGAAGGATTGGTCCAGCCGCTGGACGATCCGCGCTGGGCCACCGGACGGTTTCCCGATTTCAGTTGGTCGTCGGGCGCCGCCCGCATCTCCAAGGTTTCGGCGCGCGTCAAGTCGGCGCCGCCGGCGCCGTCGCCGATGCCGTTTCGCGCCCTCGACGGCCTCTGGAACCTGATCGAGCATCTGCCGGAGCAATTGCGCTTCGATTTCGCGCTCTGGTCGCGCGCGCGCAGGATGACCACGGCCCGCCTTCCCGGCGCGTCACGCGGTGTGCACATTGTCGGCGACCGCCGACGCCTCCGGGTGGGGAAAGGCGTCACGATCCATCCGCAGAATGTGCTCAACACCGCGACCGGCCCGATCATTCTCGATGATGATGTCACGCTTGAGCCGTTCAATCGCATCGACGGTCCCGCCTACATTGGCAAGGGGAGCGCGTTGCTGGGCGGGAAGTTCACCGGCGGCGCCGCCATCGGCCCCGGCTGCAAGATCGGCGGCGAGTGGGAGGCCTCGATCGCGCAGGGATTCGTCAACAAGGCCCACGCCGGCTTTTTCGGGCATGGCATCCTGGGCGAGTGGGTCAACCTCGGCGCCATGACCACCAACAGCGATCTGAAGAACACGTATGGAACCGTCCGGGTCGCCCGCCACGGGGCCGAGGTCGAAACGGGACTCATTAAGGTAGGGTCGTTCATCGCCGATTATTCCAAGACAGGGATCGGCACATTGATCCCGACCGGCGCCACCTGGGGAGTGGGCGTCAATTACTTCGGCGGCGATCTGGCCCCCCGGGATCTGCCGTCGTTTGTCTGGGGGACGCGAGGGAACCTTGTCGAGCACCGTCTGGACCGGATGCTGTCCACCGCCGCCGCGGCCATGGCGCGCCGCGCCGCGGCGCTGCGCGCGTTGGCGCGGCCCGATGGCCTCACCGACACGCAGCGGACGCTGCTGACCGCCTTGTTCGACGGGACCGCCGCCGCGCGCGGCGCATTTCTGCGACGGCAACGGGAATAGGATTCACGATCGCCATGCCTGAACTGCGCAAAGATCCGATTAGCGGACGCTGGGTGATCATCGCCACCGATCGCACCGAGCGGCCCAACGATTTTCGACGCGTCTCCGAGGCGCGCCACACCGATCCGGCCAACTGCCCGTTCTGCCCCGGCAACGAGCGCGAGACGCCGCATGAACTGGTCGCGGTGCGCGGCAACGGCTCCGCGCCCGACACCCCGGGCTGGCAGGTGCGCGCCGTGCCCAACCGCTATCCGGCCTTACGCATCGAAGGGGATCTCAACCGCGAGGGACTCGGCGTTTACGACAAGATGAACGGCGTCGGCGCCCATGAGGTCATCATCGAGACCCCCAACCACGACGAAGAACTGGCCGACCTCGATGAACGCCGCATCAACGATGTCCTGCGTGTCTGCCAGTGGCGCGTCAGCGACCTCATGCACGATGAGCGCTTCCGCTATGTCCTGCTGTTCAAAAATCAGGGCCAGGCGGCCGGCGCGTCGCTGGAACACGCACACACGCAACTGATCGCCACGCCGGTCGTGCCGCGGCAGGTGATCGAGGAACTCGAAGGCGCCCGCTACTACTTCAACCACCGCGAGCGCTGCATCTTCTGCGATATCGTGCGGCAGGAGATCTCCGACGGCGAGCGGCTGGTCGACCAGACCCCGCACTTTGTCGCGCTTTCGCCCTATGCCGCCCGGTTCCCGTTTGAGACGTGGATCTTGCCGCGCGGGCATCAGCCGGCCTACTGGACGATCAGCGAGGAACACCGGCTCGAATTCGCCACCATCCTGCGCCGGGTGCTGCTGCGCCAGCGCGCCGCCCTCGGCGATCCATCGTTCAACTACATGGTCCACAGCTCCCCCTTCGGGCTGGAGAGGGATCCCGAGTACCACTGGCACCTGGAAATCATCCCGCGTCTGACCAGCATCGCCGGTTTCGAGTGGGGGACCGGGTTCCACATCAACCCCACCTCGCCGGAGGAAGCCGCCTCCGTCCTGCGCCAGACCGATTGGACCGCCGCCCTCGGCGCCGCAGCCGGCCTCAAGACCCAGTGACGGGCCCGGCGGAAACGAGACCGCATTGCGTATTCTGTTTGCCACATCGGAAGTGGTGCCCTTCTCCAAGACCGGCGGTCTGGCCGATGTCGCCGGCGCGCTCCCCGAAGCGATCGCGCAACTGGGGCATGAAGTGCGGGTGGTGTCGCCCTTCTATGCCGCTCAGTTTCACCGCGATCATCCGACCGTGCCCCACGACGGCCTGGCGGTGTCGCTTGACTTCAATGGCATCCCGCAGACGTTCAAGCTGCGCCGCCCCGCCAACTGGAAAGGGAAGGCCCAGCATTATTTCGTCGAGCACCCCAATTACTACTCGCGTTCCGGCCTGTATGTGGAACTCTCAACCGGCCGCGACTACCCCGACAACGATGTCCGGTTCGCCTTCTTCTCCCGCGGCATCCTCGAGCTGCTGTCGCAGGCGAAGTGGGTGCCCGAAATCATCCATCTCAACGACTGGCAGACCGCGCTCGCGGCGGCGTATCTGAAACTGAAGGCCGCCGAGGTGCCATCGCTGCAGAAGACCCGCACGCTCCTGACCGTGCACAACATGGCGTATCAGGGGGTATTCCCGCTCGAACGGTTTCCGTTTCTCGGCTTCGATGAGGCGTTGGCCGAGCCGATGGGGCCGTTTGAGTTTTTCGGCAAGATCAACTTCCTGAAGGCCGGTCTGGTCTACGCCGACAAGATCAACACCGTCTCGCCGACCTACGCCCGCGAGATTCAGTCCTCCTCCGAATACGGAGCCGGGCTGGAGGGGATCCTGCGCCAGCGTTCCGCCGACTTGTCCGGCATCCTCAACGGCGTTGATGTGGAGATCTGGAACCCGGCGACCGACAAACTGATCCCCGCCACTTACGACGCCGCGCATCTCGAGGGCAAGGCGGCCAACAAGCGGGCGCTCTGCGAGGCCTGTGGCTTCGCCAGGGAGCGCTGGGACCGTCCACTGGTCGGCATGATCACCCGGTTGGCCGAGCAGAAGGGACTCACACTGGTGGCCAACGCCGCCGAACGGCTCTTCGCGCTTGATGTCAATCTGGTCCTGTTGGGCACCGGTGATCCGGCGCTGCAGAAGACATTCGGGGCCTGGAACGAGAGCTTCGCCGGCCGTTTCCGCGGCTATTTTGCCTTCGACAATGCGCTGGCGCACCTGATCGAGGCGGGCGCCGACATCTTCCTGATGCCCAGCCGCTATGAGCCCTGCGGACTCAACCAGATGTACAGTCTGCGCTATGGCACCATCCCGGTGGTCCGTGCCACCGGCGGCCTGGCCGACACCGTCATAGACGCCGATGCCCGTCCCGAGGAGGGCAACGGCTTTGTATTCAACGACTACACCGAACAGGCGATGCTGGCCGCCCTCCGGCGGGCGGTGGCCGCCTATGGCGACCGGGCGCGCTGGACCGCCCTGCAGCGACGTGGCATGGCCGCCGATTTCTCCTGGACCCATGCCGCCGGCGAGTACCTGCGGCTCTACCAGGCGGCAATCGACCGTTGACAGACCCCGCAAGGATGGCGATAATATCGCTGTGTCGGGCGCGCGATTGTTGGGCGCCCGCATTTTTGTTAGCCAAAGCCCCGGCGGCGCTGGGGCGCGGAATCAGGCACAGACGATGAGCGACGCGCACGGCCCCGTTTATCTTTCGCCCGAAGGGCACAAGAAGCTCACCGAGGAGCTCAAACGGCTCAAGACGGTGGACCGTCCGCAAATCGTGGCCGAAATCTCCCGCGCCCGCGACCACGGCGACCTGTCGGAGAACGCCGAATACCACGCCGCCAAGGAGCGCCAGGTCCACCTCGAGCGCAAAATCGCCGAACTGGAATTCAAACTTTCCCGCGCCCGTGTGGTCGAATCGACCGCCGACGATGGCCGTGCCTATCTGATGTCGTTTGTCCGCGTCCGCGACCTCAGATCCGGCGAGGAGATCAAATATCAGCTGGTCTCGCCGGAGGAAGCCGATTTCGATTTGGATCGCATCTCGATCAAATCTCCGGTCGGCGCCGGCCTGTTGGGCAAGACAGCCGGGGACAAGGTAACGATCAAGGTCCCCGCCGGCGAACTGGCCTACGAAGTTCTCGAAGTCACCCGCGGCGACTGATCGCCCTCCCATTCGTTTTGTGAACCACAAAATCGGGAGGGTAAGGCCCGAAGGTGCCCAGACTGCTCTTCGGTCCGGTGACGGCCAAGGCAGGTCTCCGACCTGCCCTTGCGATTCCCAATTCATCGCCATTTCACACCACATCAGACACACTCACGCACCGTCATCCCAAGACCCGGCGCTCTTTGCCAGGTCTTGGGATCCTTGTTGCACTTTTTCCGGTGACGACCAAGGCAGTTCTCAGACGTGCCCCCACGATTCCCAATTCATAACGACCACAGCGGGCGGGCTTTGACCCGCCGTCATTCCCCAATGCACAAAACCCCGCGCCAACGGGCGCGGGGCTTTGTGTCTGACAGGGGTGGTTGGAGTTGCTACTTCAGCAAAGTCATTTTGCGTGTCTGCACGCCGGACGCGGTCTGCACCCGGTAGAGATACAACCCGGAGGCCAGCGAGTTGCCGTGCTCATCACGGCCATTCCACTCGACTTCCACCCAACCGGCTTCGCTGTGCCCGGCGGCGCCCCAGACGCGGCGGCCGAGGATGTCGTAGATGGCCAGAGTGTAATCGGTCGCCACGTTGGTGCCGAAGCGGATGATCGTGCCGGCGTTGAACGGATTCGGGTAGTTCTGTGCCACGGTGAATTCGGTCGGCAACGCCGCCTTGGCGGTGTTGACCAGCGACGGCATGACCCAGCCGTCGGATGTGGCCAGATCATGCGTCGACAGGACCGCCTCGTTGGCGTGCGTCATCGCGATCGACACAATCTGACGCGACCCGGCCGGGATGATCTCGGTCGTGTCGCTGTAGACCAGCAGACGCAGCTGGTTGCCGTCGCGATGGGCGCGCACCTTCATGTTGGCCGCCTCCGGCGCGAGCGTCACTTCGCCCACCGTCGCCCCCTCGGGCAGATCGACGATGAAGTGCGCGCCGCCGATATCCAGCTCGGAATCCCAGCGGATCGAGAGCGCCTCGCCGACCGCGTCGGTCGAGATCGCCACCGGCGACGCCGTGGCCAGCTTCGGATGGCCGCCCGGAGGATAGGGCTGTTCATCGCCGGTAATGATGCGGATGAGGTAGACCAAATCGGCGATGGTGAGCACCAGGCCGTCGTCATTGATGTCCGACGCCAGGATCTGGACATCCTTCCAGATCGGATCCCAGACCGAGTTGCCGTAGATGAAGAAGTTCGTGTAGAGCACCGCGTCGCCGATCTCGTTGGCGATGCCGTTGAGATTCAGGTCGCCGCGGTCATCGGGCGGCTCGAGGATGCAGATACGGCCGTTCTCAAAGCAGATGCCCGGAACCGGGTCGGCCTTGGCGTTGCTCTGGCAGCTGTCGAAATCGTACGTCTCCTCGATGAACAGCGTGTCGCCGGTGCGGCTGGAGATCGCGTTGTCGCCGCACTGGAACCAGCACCAGTAGATCGGGATGCACTGGCCGATGAAGTTGCGGTCGCTGGTCAGCACAAAGGTCAGATTGGCGATCGTGCCGACCGGCTTCCACGCGTTCGGGTCGGTGATCGGCTTGCCGTTGTTCATGTCGGTGATGCCGATCAGGCGGATGATCCCCGACGGGCAGCCGCCGACGCAGTTGCCGAAGACGCCCAGACGGTAGGTGAAGTACTCCCACGCCGCCAGCGACGGCCCCTTGGCCACCTGGGTGAGGAAGATGCCGGTCTCGTCATAGCAGAGCAGCAGATCGAAGCCGCCCATCTGTTCCTTGGCAAACTGCAGGACAATCGGCACCGTGACCGCCTGCCCGTTGAGCCCGTCGGTCGGCTCCTCGCCGCCGATGGTCAACTTGAAGATGCAGTTGCAGTCTTCGGTGTTGAGATTGACCGTCACGCAGAACGACGACTGGCAGGTCTGATTGCACGAGTCGGTGCAGGCGATGGTCACGCAGTACTGGCCCGGCTCGGTCGGCGTGAAGGTCCAGAAACCGCCGAGCAATTCGCCCGGACCGCTGGTGATCGCGCAACTGCGCAGGTTGTTGTTCGGGTCGCTCGCCCCCACCGGCAGTTGGATCGTGGCCAGCGAGCAGAGGAAGGTGAAGGTCGTGTCGCCGGGGATGTTGCACACCGGCGGATCGTTGATGACGAAGTTGACCTTGAAACTGCCCTCGCAGGCGGCGTTGCACGAGTCGGCGCACATCACCGACACCGTGACCTCCTGATCGCCGGTCGGCGTGTAACACCACTGCCCGTTGGTCAGCGTTCCCGGCCCGGCGGTCAGCGTGCAGACCTTGAAATTGCCGTCGGGGTCGGTCGCCGAGACCGGCAGACAGACCGGTGTCGGCGCGCACTGGAAGATCGTCGTGTCGCGCGGCAGGTTGCAGACCGGCGGCTGATTCAACGTGACCGTGACGTTGATCGTGTCCTGATCGAACAGCCCGCACGGATCGGCGACCTTGACGATGATCGTCGAGACCCCCGAGCCGGTCGGCGTGAAGCAGACCCGGTTGGCCGCGGTGTCGATGGCGCCCGGGCCGGACAACTTGGTCTCGACCAACCCCGCCAGACCGTCCGGATCGTTGACCGTGTACGGCAGGCAGATCGGCTGCGCGGCGCACTGGAAGACCGACGTGTCGCGCCCGAAGGCGATGACCGGCGGATCATTGAGATTGACGGTCACGACAATCGTGTCCTGATCAAACAGCCCGCAGGAATCGGTGACGCGCGCAATGATCGTGTGCGCGCCGGCTCCCGGCGGCGTGAAGCAGACACGGTTGGCGACGGTGTCGATCGTCGCGCCGGGCGGCGCGCTGATAATCGACTCGGTCCACTTGGCCGGGACATCCGGATCGGAAACCGTGTACGGCAGGCAGATCAGCGTCGGCGCGCATTGGAACAGCGACGAATCATTACCGAAGGCGATCGTCGGCGGACCGTTGAAGCGGATGTCCACTTGGAACGAGCCGGAGCAGGTCGCGCCGCAGGCATCGGTGCAGGTGATTGTCACGTTGACAACCCCCGGGGCTGTCGGTGTATAGCACCAGAATCCATTGGCGACCGCGCCCGGACCGGAGGTGACCACGCAATTGACCGGGACGTCATCGGCCGTCGCCGAGACCGGCAGACAGATCGGCTGCGAACCGCAGACCCGCACGATTGTGTTGCCCGGCAGGTTGCAGTTCGGCGGCGTTGACGGCGTGATCGTGATCACCGCCGTGTCGAGGTCAAACGCCCCGCAGGCATCCTGCACCCGCGCGATGAAGGTGTAAGCGCCCGGCGCGGTCGGGGAGAAGCAGATCTTGTTGAGCGCCGTGTCGATCGCCGCGCCCGTCGGGCCGGAAACCAGCGATTCCACCAGACCGGCAAAGCCGTTCGGGTCGCTGACGGTGTAGGTCACGCAGACCGGATTCTGCGCCGTGCAAAGCTCCTCGGAGCGGTCGGTCGCCAGCGTGATCGTCGGCGGGCTGTTGATGTTGAAGCGGGCAATGAAGGTCTGCTCGCAGGACTCGCCGCAGATGTCGGTGCAGTGCACCGTGATCGTGTCGACTTCGGTCCCGGACGGCGTGTAGCACCACTGCCCGTTGGACAACGTGCCCACCCCGGCAACCAGACTGCAGACCACCGGCGGATTGGCGCTGGTGGCCGAGATCGGAATGCAAACCTGCGTCGGCGTGCAGATGGTGAAGGTCGTGTCCAGCGACGGGATCTGGCAGACCGGCGGTTGCGGCACCGGATAGGTCAGCGTAAACGAGATGCAGCAGGAGTCGCCGCACTCGTCGTAGCAGCAGATCGTGACGTTGACCGTCTCGCCGGGGCCGGGTTCATAGAACCAGGTCGTCCCCGACAGCCAGCCCGGTCCCGAGGTGATGATGCAGGTGTCGAGCTTGCCTTCCGGATCGGTCACCGCGAACGAGACAAACGCCGTCTCCGGCAAGCAGGCCGGCGGCACCGGCGTGTTGAACTCGCAGATCGGCGGCTCGTTGAGATTGAAGCTGACCGTGAACGTGTCCTCGCAGACCGCGCCGCAGGCATCGGCGCAGCGAATGACGACATCGAACGACTCATCGCCGGCTGGCGTGTAGCACCACTGCCCCTGCGCCAGCACACCCGGGCCGCTCACCAGCTCGCAACCCACCAGGTTGCCGTCGATGTCGGTCGCCGAAACCGGCAGGCACAACGGCGAGGCGAAGCATTCGACAATCGCGGTGTCGCCCGGGATGTTGCAGACCGGGCCGGCATTCAGGACGATCCGCGCCACCACGGTGTCGCAGTCCTGCGCCGCGCACGAATCGGTCGCGCAAACGATGATGCGGTAGTACCCGGCGGTGTCGGGCGCAAAGCAGACCCGAGCCCCGTCGATCCAACCCAGTGACGCGGCCAGCGTTGCGATGTTCGCGTTCGGGTCGGTGGCGGCAAAGGGCCCCACGCAGACCGTGTCGGAAGCGCACAGGAAGATTGTCGTGTCGGCCGGGCCGGTCACGACCGGCGGATCGTTGACGTCGATGCGCACCACGATCGTGTCGGCGTCCTCGGCGTTGCACGGGTCCTTGGCCTTGACGATGACCGTATAGAGTCCTTCGCCGGTCGGGGTGAAGCAGACGCGGTTGTTGGCGGCATCAAATGTCGCGCCCGCAGGAGCGGAGACCAGCGTTTCGATGATTCCCGCCGGGCCGTTGGCGTCCGAGACGCCATAGGTCACACAGACCGGGCCGAGCGCGCACTGGCGGATCGTCGAGTCGGGACCGAAGGTCACTACCGGCGGGCTGTTGAGCGTAACGGTTACCCGGATCGTGTCACGGTCCTCGGCGCCGCACGGATCGGTCACCTTGGCGATGACCGTATACGTCCCGCTCACCGGCGGCGTGAAACAGACACGGTTCTGAAGCGTGTCGATCACCGCTCCGGCCGGACCGGTGACCAGCGATTCCATCAATCCCGCCAGACCCTGCGGGTCGGAGACGGTGTAGGGAACGCAGATCTGCGACGGTGTGCAGCCGCCGGTGCCGAAGTCGGCGCCGAAGGCGATCGTCGGCGGCCCGCCGACGGTCACATTGACCACAATCGTGTCGTAATCGACGCCGCCGCACGAATCGACAACACGCGCAATGATCGTGTGCGTGCCGTTGGTCGTCGCATCGAAGCACACCCGGTTGTTCAGCGTGTCGATCGCGCCGGGCCCGGCCACCTGCGACTCGATCAGCCCCTGCAAGCCATCCGGATCCGACACGGCGTAGGGCAGGCAGATCGGACCGGGCTGGCAGAGCGTGATGGAGGTGTCGTTGCCGAAGCTGATGGTCGGCGGATTGGCCCCGCCGATGGTGACCACAATGGTATCCTGATCGAACAGACTGCATGTGTCGGTGATGCGGGCGATGAAGGTATAGACGCCCGGTCCGGCCGGCGTGAAACAGACCTTGTTGGCGGTCGGATCGATCGTGCCGGGGCCGGAGACCAGCGTCTCATGCGCGCCCGCGAAGCCGTCCGGGTCGGCGACCGTATAGGGCAGGCAGATCGCTCCCGGCGGCGGCTGGCAGGCGTAATACAGATCCGGACCGAAGGCGATCGACGGCGGATCATTCATGTCGATGGTGATCACCACCGTGTCGATGTCAAAGGCGCCGCATGGATCGGTGGTCTTGGCGATCAGGACATAGACACCCGACGTGTCGGGCGTAAAGTAGATGCCATTGACCTGGTCGCGGAACTCGCCGAAGCCGGAGAGATTCTCCTCGTACAACCCGCCGAGCCCGTCCGGGTCGGTGAGATTGTAGGTGATGCAGAGTTCGACCGGCACGCAGATGTCATACCAGGCGTTCAAGCCGAAGTTGATCGTCGGCGGATGATTCGGGCTGTTGGTGACGTTGAGCGTGTGGCACAACGACGTGCCGTTGATGTCGGTGCACCGCACCGCCGCATCGCCGCTGGTCGGATCGCAGGCGTTGTTCCCCGGCATCGGGCAGGGGGACGGCGCGGCCTCGCCCTCGTACTTGGCCCGCAGCGTGTAGTTGCCGGCCAGCGACGGCGCGCTGATCCAGCTGCAGGCGTTTCCGAATGCATCGGTGTAGACGGTGTCGGCGATGATCGCCGAATCCGGATCGGCGCAGTCGCCCAAAGCGAGGTAGAAGATGATCGGCCGATTGGCCAGCGGCTCCACGAACTCATCGCCGCACGATTGCCCCAGACAGACACAGGCCGGGAAATAACCATCCGGGCAGGTGCTGTCCGGAATCAGCGTCTTCCACTTGAGCACCGAGCTGCCGGCCACGAACGTGGCCTCGGCCGCCAGCCCCGAACTCAGGCCGCTGGCTTCGCTGGTCATCTGGTCGCCCAGCGGGGAGGACACCGGGAGGTACCAGTACGTATCGAATTTCCCGCCGATCGCGGCGTCGACATTCCAGGTGTCGGAATAACTGCCGTCGCTTAAGCGGATTTTCAACTCGACCGTCTCGCCGGTCTCAAAACCGGTGCCGCTGATGATGACCATTTCCCCCGGCAGGTAGGCGGGTTTGTCGGTCGAAAGCGTGACCACCGGCTGGCTGAGCGGAATAGTCTGCTCCGTCGAGCCTCCCGGCGGGAGCGACCGCGGCGGCTTGGGCGGTGTGAGCACATCGCCGGCCTGCGCCTGCGCCATCGGCGCAAGCAGGGCCAGACAAAGCGTCAGGACTGTCCAGCGCGGCAGTCGCGAAGGGACACGCATGACGGTCTTCATGGTATGGGAACCTCGCATGGAGTTATCCACAGGGGTGACCAGAGTATTCGATTGTGAACGGCCTTGATGGGTTCTGCTCATTCTGACAGGCTCCGACGACGGAGGCGTCATCCTGACGCAATGTCCTTCCGGGTCCTTTGGAAGGCAGACGCCAAAGATCACGGCGTCTTCAG
Coding sequences:
- the greA gene encoding transcription elongation factor GreA: MSDAHGPVYLSPEGHKKLTEELKRLKTVDRPQIVAEISRARDHGDLSENAEYHAAKERQVHLERKIAELEFKLSRARVVESTADDGRAYLMSFVRVRDLRSGEEIKYQLVSPEEADFDLDRISIKSPVGAGLLGKTAGDKVTIKVPAGELAYEVLEVTRGD
- a CDS encoding tetratricopeptide repeat protein, whose amino-acid sequence is EDAKAGNTAAAIAAYEEACKASPDYLQAHINVGAIYYEQSKLDLAANHLEAAVKIDSTSADAWKNLGLVYAQAGKFDQAAAAFTRLGAIDAKSAAAGWATLGAAKKKKGDTAGAKAAYEMAIKADPSDSKSLYNLGNIQKDANQFEEAIATYKKAIAANPKYIEAYYNLAICSHQLDMESCVPDYEAFLKVAQGSSKWKSKVTEVQGIVKQIKDYLAAKGE
- a CDS encoding cation diffusion facilitator family transporter, whose amino-acid sequence is MAPHRISHRVSAAGEVCLRVGFAANLVLVIGKLLAGVMGQSQALIADGFNSMLDLVAGTIALIGYRVAAKPPDRDHHYGHGNAETVAALIVGLLIVATGSIIVRDAVVTIWEGTARRPALWTVYVAVAVILLKLGLFLYSHRVAARERSLVVRATATDHLSDVIATFGVLVGVAGSQLGYPVLDPVAAFWVAAVILYHAFKIIRENTFVLLGGAPPQETIDDIVATLRSVPGVLGLHRTKVRTAGRGVIVDTEILVDGGLSIDVAHDIANTASDTVMAAYPGVFDVVVHIEPYTPERDAEGADPLTPRHRMPRPEAR
- the glgA gene encoding glycogen synthase GlgA translates to MRILFATSEVVPFSKTGGLADVAGALPEAIAQLGHEVRVVSPFYAAQFHRDHPTVPHDGLAVSLDFNGIPQTFKLRRPANWKGKAQHYFVEHPNYYSRSGLYVELSTGRDYPDNDVRFAFFSRGILELLSQAKWVPEIIHLNDWQTALAAAYLKLKAAEVPSLQKTRTLLTVHNMAYQGVFPLERFPFLGFDEALAEPMGPFEFFGKINFLKAGLVYADKINTVSPTYAREIQSSSEYGAGLEGILRQRSADLSGILNGVDVEIWNPATDKLIPATYDAAHLEGKAANKRALCEACGFARERWDRPLVGMITRLAEQKGLTLVANAAERLFALDVNLVLLGTGDPALQKTFGAWNESFAGRFRGYFAFDNALAHLIEAGADIFLMPSRYEPCGLNQMYSLRYGTIPVVRATGGLADTVIDADARPEEGNGFVFNDYTEQAMLAALRRAVAAYGDRARWTALQRRGMAADFSWTHAAGEYLRLYQAAIDR
- the galT gene encoding galactose-1-phosphate uridylyltransferase, translated to MPELRKDPISGRWVIIATDRTERPNDFRRVSEARHTDPANCPFCPGNERETPHELVAVRGNGSAPDTPGWQVRAVPNRYPALRIEGDLNREGLGVYDKMNGVGAHEVIIETPNHDEELADLDERRINDVLRVCQWRVSDLMHDERFRYVLLFKNQGQAAGASLEHAHTQLIATPVVPRQVIEELEGARYYFNHRERCIFCDIVRQEISDGERLVDQTPHFVALSPYAARFPFETWILPRGHQPAYWTISEEHRLEFATILRRVLLRQRAALGDPSFNYMVHSSPFGLERDPEYHWHLEIIPRLTSIAGFEWGTGFHINPTSPEEAASVLRQTDWTAALGAAAGLKTQ